One window of Paenibacillus sp. FSL K6-3182 genomic DNA carries:
- a CDS encoding extracellular solute-binding protein, with amino-acid sequence MKFNKNIVSVLVVTLISVGLLAGWIGMFKADTNDTIYSLVVNAPQKQTSNQNQPVKMKFGIWESKTDIEFWTEKVKEYSALKPNVTVEVETIPDNSGQYLKVRLTANDLPDLFYLKPGHLPIYKNSLLSLNQLQATSRNKYPAEIEGETLGLPLISFSEYVYYRPSIFEEVGVSVPQTLGQFMDILNQIKLHGKYIPIAIGGKDDWTFYPFIEFGPPIFAKDENYLANISNELRPFGEGSAFGKAADMLKTIAENKLAGPNALEIGFDQAKQLFQSGEAAMIALGQWYYSDHVAKVSNDEDIGAFALPWRETTKEPLLSVTMPDQYMAINKNSKNKEEAIQFLEWVFSPEVYQAFINNSQSSSTLTDVQSILPFFNEENREHPFVPFMYSALDEKFVQVKNAAQYDEKKLAQEIFAGESAAGIQNKINENWSKAVQYVQHN; translated from the coding sequence ATGAAATTTAACAAAAATATTGTCTCAGTCTTAGTCGTTACTTTGATATCGGTAGGCTTGCTTGCAGGATGGATTGGAATGTTTAAGGCTGATACCAATGACACGATTTATTCTTTGGTTGTTAATGCACCACAGAAACAAACCTCCAATCAAAATCAGCCGGTAAAAATGAAATTTGGAATATGGGAATCGAAGACGGATATCGAATTTTGGACGGAGAAGGTGAAGGAATATTCGGCTCTCAAACCAAATGTAACCGTGGAAGTAGAGACGATTCCAGATAATAGCGGCCAATATTTAAAGGTGCGTCTGACGGCAAATGATTTGCCTGACCTATTTTATTTGAAACCGGGTCATTTGCCTATTTATAAAAATTCATTGCTGTCTCTTAATCAATTGCAAGCAACGAGCAGAAATAAATACCCAGCTGAAATAGAGGGGGAAACACTTGGCTTGCCTCTCATATCCTTCTCTGAGTATGTGTATTATCGACCAAGTATTTTTGAAGAGGTAGGCGTTAGTGTTCCGCAAACCTTAGGACAATTTATGGATATACTGAATCAAATTAAATTGCACGGCAAATATATTCCGATTGCTATCGGGGGCAAAGATGATTGGACCTTCTATCCATTTATTGAATTTGGACCGCCAATCTTTGCGAAGGACGAGAACTATTTGGCTAATATATCAAACGAATTGAGACCATTCGGAGAAGGCTCAGCCTTTGGCAAAGCAGCCGATATGCTCAAGACGATCGCGGAAAATAAATTAGCTGGTCCCAACGCGCTCGAAATTGGCTTTGATCAGGCGAAACAATTGTTTCAGTCCGGAGAAGCGGCAATGATCGCACTCGGTCAATGGTATTACTCGGATCATGTGGCAAAAGTGAGCAATGATGAGGATATAGGTGCTTTTGCACTGCCGTGGAGGGAAACGACCAAAGAACCGCTGCTTTCTGTAACGATGCCGGACCAGTATATGGCGATTAACAAAAACTCCAAAAACAAAGAAGAAGCGATACAATTTCTTGAATGGGTATTCAGCCCTGAGGTTTATCAGGCTTTTATTAACAACTCACAAAGCTCATCGACGTTAACGGATGTTCAGTCCATACTTCCCTTTTTTAATGAGGAGAATAGAGAGCATCCATTTGTACCTTTTATGTATTCCGCGTTAGATGAGAAATTTGTACAAGTGAAAAACGCAGCGCAGTATGACGAGAAAAAGCTGGCACAAGAAATTTTTGCAGGCGAGTCAGCAGCAGGCATTCAGAACAAGATAAATGAAAACTGGAGCAAAGCGGTCCAATATGTTCAGCATAATTAA
- a CDS encoding helix-turn-helix domain-containing protein, with protein MPKYQAFIVDDEPLARLALREYIALTSTDIEIVGEAGDGEEALHLLKDRQDIDIIFADIKMPRMNGVELLAALREVSFERPPLIIMLSAYGDYGYVRDSFVLGAFDYMLKAKLDEQYIAPVLNKTVEELNRRQRSKAAEPELSALDEDEIVCSMLHQLSVSDGLSSSDCELDEQLKLGLNIVRKQLGEKNQKVAFIRLSQVVHFEHTKQIIMQTIRTVTNTDRNEGICRVCRHDERNYILYFTFPEQCSAMAIRSLTQAVLTDVKIRLRQFLNLHLSIGISDSANGVMQWNRLFRQAERLSLLSYYQGYDHLIYPEAERSMGAEKDNWKEAWAPFKLELLQALKDADPMRWKQSIQHGFKLLLEYFPSSPEPIKKALSDLIWETGTLMHERGMSWDKLHERFPQPVEHVRSIETWDETMEWLQLFLDALHDKLHPKLDKTAAWLSPVVAKAKAILDNHFNEDLHLSTICAMVGVSDSYLSKQFAKEIGINFINYLTNLRIEKAKEGLENGLKIYDVAESVGYVNPEHFSRIFKKVTGLSPVTYRKKCEKRPMTASYYLKHS; from the coding sequence ATGCCGAAATACCAAGCTTTTATCGTGGATGACGAGCCTTTAGCCAGATTAGCGCTTCGGGAATATATCGCTTTAACTTCAACAGATATTGAAATTGTAGGAGAGGCTGGCGACGGAGAAGAAGCATTGCATCTTCTAAAGGATCGTCAGGATATCGACATCATCTTCGCAGATATAAAGATGCCGCGCATGAATGGTGTGGAGCTTCTTGCCGCACTTAGAGAAGTGTCGTTCGAACGCCCGCCGCTTATTATTATGCTTAGTGCATATGGCGACTATGGCTATGTAAGAGACTCATTTGTGCTTGGGGCGTTTGATTATATGCTAAAGGCGAAATTGGATGAACAATATATTGCGCCAGTGCTGAATAAGACAGTGGAGGAATTGAATAGGCGACAGCGGAGCAAGGCTGCGGAACCTGAATTGTCTGCCCTGGATGAAGACGAAATCGTTTGTTCCATGCTCCATCAGCTGTCCGTGTCAGATGGATTGAGCTCATCTGATTGTGAACTGGATGAACAGTTGAAATTAGGATTGAATATCGTTCGGAAACAGTTGGGCGAGAAAAATCAAAAGGTAGCCTTTATTAGACTATCTCAAGTGGTTCACTTCGAGCATACGAAGCAAATTATTATGCAAACCATTAGAACCGTGACGAACACGGATAGAAATGAAGGAATATGCCGCGTTTGTCGTCATGATGAACGGAACTATATCCTGTATTTCACCTTCCCTGAGCAATGCAGTGCGATGGCTATTCGAAGTTTGACCCAAGCCGTCTTAACGGATGTGAAAATAAGGCTGCGGCAGTTTTTGAATCTTCATTTATCGATCGGCATCAGTGACTCTGCGAATGGAGTCATGCAGTGGAATCGTTTGTTCCGTCAAGCTGAACGGCTTTCCCTTCTTAGTTACTATCAAGGATATGACCACTTGATTTATCCAGAAGCCGAACGATCAATGGGTGCAGAGAAGGACAATTGGAAAGAAGCATGGGCGCCATTTAAGCTCGAGCTGCTGCAAGCGCTAAAAGATGCTGACCCTATGCGATGGAAACAGTCCATTCAGCACGGATTCAAGCTGCTGCTTGAATACTTTCCATCCTCGCCTGAGCCTATCAAAAAAGCACTCAGCGATTTGATCTGGGAAACGGGCACGCTGATGCATGAGCGAGGAATGTCGTGGGATAAGCTGCATGAAAGATTTCCTCAACCGGTTGAGCATGTCCGGAGTATAGAGACATGGGATGAGACCATGGAATGGCTGCAATTATTTCTTGATGCATTGCATGATAAGCTGCATCCTAAGCTCGACAAAACAGCTGCTTGGCTGAGCCCTGTTGTAGCGAAAGCTAAAGCGATATTAGATAATCATTTTAATGAAGATTTGCATTTGTCTACGATTTGCGCCATGGTCGGTGTGAGCGACAGTTATCTTAGCAAACAGTTTGCGAAAGAAATCGGTATTAATTTTATCAACTATTTAACCAATTTAAGAATTGAAAAAGCGAAAGAAGGACTAGAGAACGGGTTGAAAATTTACGATGTAGCGGAAAGTGTAGGGTATGTTAATCCTGAGCATTTCAGCCGAATTTTCAAGAAGGTGACGGGACTTAGTCCAGTAACCTATCGCAAGAAATGTGAGAAACGTCCCATGACGGCTTCCTATTATTTAAAGCATTCATAA
- a CDS encoding SDR family oxidoreductase — translation MIPFYPYYGYETKCKQEPLTFPPQHQDRQPGLEYKMNPLPISDNPAYKGSGKLSGKVAIITGGDSGIGRAVAIGFAKEGADVVIVYLYERQDALATQQMVAQYGGRCLLIEGDLRRPELSTEIIRITLEHYGKINCLVLNQGVQFPQTSILDISNEQLEDTYRTNIFPHFYLTKAALAYLHPGSTIISTASVTAYAGAPLLVDYSSTKGAVVSFTRSLSLQLVNCGIRVNAVAPGPIWTPLTVSSYPAEYVQTFGANTPMKRAGQPFELAPTYIYLASDDSSFVTGQVLHVNGGIMTET, via the coding sequence ATGATTCCGTTTTATCCCTATTATGGCTACGAAACAAAGTGCAAACAGGAACCCCTAACCTTTCCGCCCCAGCATCAAGACAGGCAGCCTGGCCTTGAATACAAAATGAACCCGCTACCGATTTCCGACAATCCCGCATATAAAGGAAGTGGAAAGCTGTCCGGCAAAGTAGCGATCATTACTGGAGGAGACAGCGGAATTGGCCGAGCTGTTGCCATTGGCTTCGCCAAAGAGGGTGCTGATGTCGTTATCGTTTATTTGTACGAACGTCAAGACGCGCTTGCAACTCAGCAAATGGTAGCGCAATACGGTGGTCGCTGCCTGCTAATTGAAGGTGATCTCCGCAGGCCAGAGCTCTCCACAGAAATCATCAGAATAACACTCGAGCATTATGGAAAAATCAATTGCTTGGTGCTTAACCAAGGAGTCCAGTTTCCTCAGACGAGTATTTTGGACATATCGAATGAGCAGCTGGAAGATACTTATCGGACCAATATTTTTCCTCATTTCTATTTGACGAAAGCCGCGCTTGCATATCTTCATCCAGGCAGCACCATCATCAGCACAGCGTCCGTAACTGCATATGCAGGTGCCCCGCTTCTGGTCGATTATTCTTCAACAAAAGGGGCAGTCGTATCTTTTACCCGTTCGTTATCGCTGCAGCTCGTTAATTGCGGGATACGTGTTAATGCAGTTGCACCGGGTCCGATATGGACACCTCTGACCGTCTCCAGCTATCCAGCTGAATATGTGCAAACATTTGGCGCCAATACGCCAATGAAACGTGCAGGGCAGCCATTCGAGCTCGCTCCAACCTACATTTATTTAGCTTCAGACGATTCATCATTCGTTACAGGTCAGGTATTGCATGTCAATGGCGGAATCATGACAGAAACTTAG